A genomic segment from Andrena cerasifolii isolate SP2316 chromosome 7, iyAndCera1_principal, whole genome shotgun sequence encodes:
- the LOC143371595 gene encoding uncharacterized protein LOC143371595: MAMNEDFNFAELCRLCSLKSNHQLQIFDKEGEQRQLLFKIRSCIPAVITKEDALPKNICQRCVYKLDMFYEFRVSCMTTDTVLKNYADSLKHLAASVNQGADKDKMSNGSQQQQQRSAYVEAHAVAHAAVQQHMAQQAAQARLAGPGPPATPQAPNPTFTLPDDGLGYDDGVRVLRSIGTWSPDYSAAMRPGGVMPPFPGTMEQQFGSRAPTVNQPLRTTNNVPSRPGFASKATNTGEPATKAFACTVCGKGLARKDKLVIHMRIHTGEKPYSCEVCGKAFARRDKLVIHMNKLRHRPGVAPLSTPTAPNSEQQQQQQQQQQQQQQQQQQQQQQQQQQPSRQDTIHKLKEEPVSWACELCGRALATREEWMQHARSHLEASAPPQHAAPYFPGSTAPPQPYASERHFCLMCRTDFTDKAEFMFHVRSHFEPHAQQTPPQHSGGKQAGDPATAELIARGLVDPSGLCS, translated from the exons ATGGCAATGAACGAAGACTTCAATTTTGCCGAACTGTGCAGACTCTGCTCGCTGAAGAGTAATCACCAACTGCAAATATTCGACAAGGAGGGGGAGCAGAGGCAGTTACTCTTCAAAATACGTTCCTGCATTCCCGCTGTG ATAACGAAGGAGGACGCGTTACCGAAAAATATCTGCCAGCGATGCGTGTACAAGCTGGATATGTTTTATGAGTTCCGAGTGAGTTGCATGACCACGGACACAGTGTTGAAAAATTACGCGGACAGTTTGAAGCATCTCGCCGCATCCGTGAACCAG GGCGCGGATAAGGACAAGATGTCCAACGGCagccagcagcaacagcagcgatCAGCCTACGTGGAAGCGCACGCGGTGGCCCATGCTGCGGTGCAGCAACACATGGCACAACAGGCTGCGCAGGCTAGGCTCGCTGGACCCGGCCCACCTGCGACACCTCAAGCGCCCAATCCTACGTTCACCTTGCCGGACGATGGCCTGGGCTACGACGATGGCGTGCGCGTTCTGCGTTCGATCGGTACCTG GTCCCCAGACTACTCCGCTGCGATGCGCCCCGGCGGAGTAATGCCGCCATTCCCTGGCACGATGGAGCAGCAATTCGGGAGCAGGGCTCCGACTGTAAACCAGCCGTTAAGAACGACGAACAACGTACCCTCTCGCCCGGGCTTCGCGTCCAAGGCCACCAACACAGGGGAACCCGCGACGAAGGCGTTCGCATGCACCGTTTGCGGCAAGGGGCTCGCCCGTAAGGACAAGCTCGTCATTCACATGCGCATCCATACCGGGGAGAAGCCGTACTCGTGCGAGGTTTGTG GGAAAGCGTTCGCCCGCAGAGATAAGCTAGTTATCCACATGAACAAACTTAGACATAGACCAGGAGTGGCGCCACTTTCGACGCCCACTGCTCCGAACTcggagcagcagcagcagcagcaacaacaacagcagcagcaacagcagcagcagcaacaacagcaacagcagcagcaacagcaaccgtCTCGTCAAGACACTATACACAAGTTGAAAGAGGAACCGGTTAGTTGGGCGTGCGAGCTTTGCGGTCGAGCACTGGCCACGAGGGAGGAATGGATGCAGCATGCTCG ATCGCATTTGGAAGCCTCAGCCCCACCGCAGCACGCGGCACCGTATTTCCCAGGCTCGACGGCCCCACCGCAGCCGTACGCGTCCGAGAGGCACTTCTGCCTCATGTGCCGCACAGATTTCACGGACAAGGCCGAATTCATGTTCCACGTTCGCTCTCACTTCGAACCTCACGCCCAGCAGACGCCGCCGCAGCACTCGGGCGGCAAGCAGGCCGGCGATCCCGCCACCGCGGAGCTGATCGCGCGCGGACTGGTCGACCCGTCGGGATTATGCAGCTAG
- the LOC143371782 gene encoding proton-coupled amino acid transporter-like protein pathetic isoform X1 translates to MGGVGRDRPRNISWLYGPLCDENGARKSDEIMALSPQQRREMISKRIRLAMGKNTKQQAAIDNPMQEFSSSTKIAGVVIGEYNEKDELYDPFEHRDKKNTNSDIGALAHLLKSSLGTGILAMPNAILHGGVLFGGIGTIIIGFICAHCVHILVRSSHVLCRRTKTPQMTYAETAEAAFLCGPKPIRPFANASRIFVNSALCATYVGGTCVYVVFIATSIEQVANYHSGMDISIRMYILTLIPAVLLLGQVRNLKYMVPFSMVANICMMIGFAITLYYVFTGIQFTEDVKLFASAEQLPTFFATVIFAIEGIGVVMPVENSMKNPQRFLGCPGILNITMSIVVTLYAVLGVFGYLTYGEKVLGSITLNLPTEDILGQVVKLLIALAVLFTYGLQYFVALEIMWSSIKDKFSHKFQGLCETLFRAFMVLLTVVVALIVPDLGPFISLVGAIFFSILGISIPAIVETISCWEGHLGAFKWRLWKNTLLVVFSMFALIFGSWISIVEIIQLYH, encoded by the exons ATGGGAGGTGTAGGGAGAGATAGGCCGAGGAATATTTCCTGGCTGTATGGTCCATTGTGCGACGAGAACGGCGCCCGGAAGTCGGACGAAATTATGGCTCTGAGTCCGCAGCAACGCCGTGAGATGATTTCTAAGCGGATAAG ACTCGCCATGGGGAAGAATACAAAGCAGCAGGCGGCCATCGACAATCCGATGCAGGAGTTCAGTAGCAG CACCAAAATAGCTGGCGTCGTAATTGGCGAGTACAACGAGAAGGATGAACTATACGACCCATTCGAGCACCGTGACAAGAAGAACACCAATTC AGACATCGGCGCCTTGGCGCATCTGTTGAAGTCGTCGCTGGGCACAGGTATCCTGGCCATGCCCAACGCGATATTGCACGGCGGCGTACTGTTCGGTGGAATAGGGACGATAATAATCGGCTTCATATGCGCGCACTGCGTCCACATATTGGTCCGGTCGTCCCACGTGCTCTGCAGGAGGACGAAAACACCTCAGATGACGTATGCGGAGACCGCGGAGGCTGCGTTCCTTTGTGGACCGAAGCCAATCAGGCCTTTCGCCAATGCCAGTCGAATATTTGTAAACAGCGCATTGTGCGCGACGTACGTGGGCGGGACGTGCGTTTACGTGGTCTTTATAGCGACCTCGATCGAGCAG GTGGCCAACTATCACAGTGGTATGGACATATCGATTCGCATGTACATACTCACGTTGATCCCAGCAGTGCTGCTGCTTGGACAGGTGCGAAATCTGAAGTACATGGTGCCATTTTCCATGGTCGCGAACATTTGCATGATGATTGGCTTCGCGATCACCCTTTACTACGTCTTCACGGGTATCCAATTTACGGAGGACGTGAAGCTGTTCGCTTCGGCTGAACAACTACCCACATTCTTCGCCACTGTGATATTCGCCATCGAGGGCATCGGCGTT GTGATGCCCGTGGAGAACAGCATGAAGAACCCTCAACGCTTCCTCGGATGTCCAGGTATCCTCAACATAACGATGAGCATAGTGGTCACCCTGTACGCTGTGTTGGGTGTCTTTGGCTACCTGACGTATGGGGAAAAAGTTCTGGGAAGCATCACTTTGAACCTGCCAACGGAGGACAT TCTGGGGCAAGTGGTGAAGCTGCTCATCGCTCTGGCTGTCCTGTTCACGTACGGGCTACAGTATTTCGTGGCATTGGAAATCATGTGGAGCTCCATTAAGGATAAATTCAGCCACAAGTTCCAAGGATTGTGCGAGACTTTGTTCAGGGCGTTCATGGTATTACTGACAG TTGTGGTGGCCTTGATAGTCCCGGACCTTGGACCATTCATTTCATTGGTCGGCGCAATATTCTTCTCCATTCTCGGTATCAGCATCCCAGCAATCGTGGAAACGATTTCGTGCTGGGAGGGCCACCTTGGCGCGTTCAAGTGGAGGCTTTGGAAGAACACCCTGCTCGTGGTGTTCTCGATGTTCGCGCTGATATTCGGCTCGTGGATCTCCATAGTTGAAATAATCCAACTGTATCATTAG
- the LOC143371784 gene encoding sensory neuron membrane protein 2, which produces MILCGLVGAVLLVIGAVLGWGQYLMIYVLIIIRQNIPLIDGTVNYQAWSSPINLLFSCYLFNVTNPDDVMRGDKPNFVECGPFTYDVLLEKEIIDVDEETDEITYMAKSTYTFNKYKSLNLSRSDKVTILNPAYIGTILTLATLPAQLMEKYGDDIPKLFTNRSSIFLKARPVDILFNGVKVSCNVNKFPELKLICKTLAAKPPPVLRATEKEGVYFLSIFQRINATLSGPFSTNRGLKNLTQLGDTTSFKGKRVQTFWSSESCNKIRGTDTITWAPLVEPLPSVSTFIPELCRSIDADYELDLSINGLIGSRYVMKERVWFLNETECYCAVVQKKKECLPQGLIDVAECQVTLY; this is translated from the exons ATGATTCTTTGCGGTTTAGTTGGAGCTGTTTTGTTAGTGATTGGTGCAGTGCTTGGTTGGGGACAGTACCTGATGATTTACGTATTAATTATCATACGTCAG AACATACCGCTAATTGATGGTACAGTAAATTACCAGGCATGGTCATCGCCTATAAATTTATTGTTTTCGTGCTATCTGTTCAACGTTACCAATCCAGACGACGTAATGCGAGGAGATAAGCCGAACTTCGTCGAATGTGGCCCTTTCACATACGA CGTACTCTTAGAGAAGGAAATAATAGACGTCGACGAAGAGACAGACGAAATCACGTACATGGCAAAATCGACGTACACCTTCAATAAGTATAAAAGCCTGAACCTGTCCCGCTCTGATAAAGTCACGATATTAAATCCAGCATACATAGGCACCATATTGACC CTAGCTACATTGCCTGCCCAACTTATGGAGAAATATGGTGACGACATACCGAAGCTGTTTACAAATCGCAGCAGCATCTTTTTGAAAGCTCGTCCGGTTGATATACTCTTCAACGGGGTCAAGGTTTCCTGCAATGTGAACAAATTTCCCGAGCTGAAACTAATTTGCAAGACACTGGCAGCCAAGCCACCACCCGTTCTGAGGGCAACCGAGAAGGAAGGAGTGTATTTTCTTAGTATCTTCCAGAGG ATAAATGCCACACTTTCTGGACCATTCTCTACGAACAGAGGCCTAAAGAATCTAACCCAGTTGGGCGACACGACTTCCTTCAAGGGCAAAAGGGTGCAAACATTTTGGTCTTCTGAAAGTTGCAACAAAATTAGAGGGACAGACACCATCACGTGGGCGCCATTAGTGGAGCCACTGCCCAGCGTTTCGACCTTCATACCTGAACTATGCAG AAGCATAGATGCCGATTACGAGCTCGACCTGTCTATAAATGGTTTAATTGGGTCACGATATGTCATGAAGGAAAGGGTGTGGTTCCTAAATGAAACGGAGTGTTACTGTGCGGTAGTGCAGAAGAAAAAGGAGTGTTTGCCACAGGGGTTGATCGACGTGGCGGAATGTCAGGTAACGTTATATTGA
- the LOC143371782 gene encoding proton-coupled amino acid transporter-like protein pathetic isoform X2, producing MGKNTKQQAAIDNPMQEFSSSTKIAGVVIGEYNEKDELYDPFEHRDKKNTNSDIGALAHLLKSSLGTGILAMPNAILHGGVLFGGIGTIIIGFICAHCVHILVRSSHVLCRRTKTPQMTYAETAEAAFLCGPKPIRPFANASRIFVNSALCATYVGGTCVYVVFIATSIEQVANYHSGMDISIRMYILTLIPAVLLLGQVRNLKYMVPFSMVANICMMIGFAITLYYVFTGIQFTEDVKLFASAEQLPTFFATVIFAIEGIGVVMPVENSMKNPQRFLGCPGILNITMSIVVTLYAVLGVFGYLTYGEKVLGSITLNLPTEDILGQVVKLLIALAVLFTYGLQYFVALEIMWSSIKDKFSHKFQGLCETLFRAFMVLLTVVVALIVPDLGPFISLVGAIFFSILGISIPAIVETISCWEGHLGAFKWRLWKNTLLVVFSMFALIFGSWISIVEIIQLYH from the exons ATGGGGAAGAATACAAAGCAGCAGGCGGCCATCGACAATCCGATGCAGGAGTTCAGTAGCAG CACCAAAATAGCTGGCGTCGTAATTGGCGAGTACAACGAGAAGGATGAACTATACGACCCATTCGAGCACCGTGACAAGAAGAACACCAATTC AGACATCGGCGCCTTGGCGCATCTGTTGAAGTCGTCGCTGGGCACAGGTATCCTGGCCATGCCCAACGCGATATTGCACGGCGGCGTACTGTTCGGTGGAATAGGGACGATAATAATCGGCTTCATATGCGCGCACTGCGTCCACATATTGGTCCGGTCGTCCCACGTGCTCTGCAGGAGGACGAAAACACCTCAGATGACGTATGCGGAGACCGCGGAGGCTGCGTTCCTTTGTGGACCGAAGCCAATCAGGCCTTTCGCCAATGCCAGTCGAATATTTGTAAACAGCGCATTGTGCGCGACGTACGTGGGCGGGACGTGCGTTTACGTGGTCTTTATAGCGACCTCGATCGAGCAG GTGGCCAACTATCACAGTGGTATGGACATATCGATTCGCATGTACATACTCACGTTGATCCCAGCAGTGCTGCTGCTTGGACAGGTGCGAAATCTGAAGTACATGGTGCCATTTTCCATGGTCGCGAACATTTGCATGATGATTGGCTTCGCGATCACCCTTTACTACGTCTTCACGGGTATCCAATTTACGGAGGACGTGAAGCTGTTCGCTTCGGCTGAACAACTACCCACATTCTTCGCCACTGTGATATTCGCCATCGAGGGCATCGGCGTT GTGATGCCCGTGGAGAACAGCATGAAGAACCCTCAACGCTTCCTCGGATGTCCAGGTATCCTCAACATAACGATGAGCATAGTGGTCACCCTGTACGCTGTGTTGGGTGTCTTTGGCTACCTGACGTATGGGGAAAAAGTTCTGGGAAGCATCACTTTGAACCTGCCAACGGAGGACAT TCTGGGGCAAGTGGTGAAGCTGCTCATCGCTCTGGCTGTCCTGTTCACGTACGGGCTACAGTATTTCGTGGCATTGGAAATCATGTGGAGCTCCATTAAGGATAAATTCAGCCACAAGTTCCAAGGATTGTGCGAGACTTTGTTCAGGGCGTTCATGGTATTACTGACAG TTGTGGTGGCCTTGATAGTCCCGGACCTTGGACCATTCATTTCATTGGTCGGCGCAATATTCTTCTCCATTCTCGGTATCAGCATCCCAGCAATCGTGGAAACGATTTCGTGCTGGGAGGGCCACCTTGGCGCGTTCAAGTGGAGGCTTTGGAAGAACACCCTGCTCGTGGTGTTCTCGATGTTCGCGCTGATATTCGGCTCGTGGATCTCCATAGTTGAAATAATCCAACTGTATCATTAG